Part of the Thiohalomonas denitrificans genome, GCAGAAATCGCAGCACGATAAGCCGGGAAGTACGCCGTAACCGCCAAGGCACCCGGTACCAGGCAACCAAGGCCCAGCGTATGAGCGACAAGAGGCGACGAGAGGCTGCCAAGGACCAC contains:
- a CDS encoding helix-turn-helix domain-containing protein, yielding MGHQYRQLTHEERYQIGALMELGFSQAEVARKLGRNRSTISREVRRNRQGTRYQATKAQRMSDKRRREAAKDH